A genomic segment from Streptomyces sp. NBC_00654 encodes:
- a CDS encoding response regulator produces the protein MTRVLVVDDEPQIVRALVINLKARKYEVDAAPDGATALQLAAARHPDVVVLDLGLPDMDGVEVIKGLRGWTRVPILVLSARHTSDEKVEALDAGADDYVTKPFGMDELLARLRASVRRAEPVGQGGADDVVTIETEGFTVDLAAKKVHREGRDVRLTPTEWHLLEVLVRNSGRLVSQKQLLQEVWGPSYGTETNYLRVYMAQLRRKLEADPSHPRHFVTEPGMGYRFERG, from the coding sequence ATGACCCGGGTGCTTGTGGTCGACGACGAGCCGCAGATCGTACGCGCCCTCGTGATCAACCTGAAGGCGCGCAAGTACGAGGTGGACGCGGCGCCCGACGGGGCGACCGCCCTCCAGCTCGCCGCAGCCCGCCACCCCGATGTCGTCGTCCTGGACCTCGGGCTGCCCGACATGGACGGCGTAGAGGTGATCAAGGGGCTGCGCGGCTGGACCCGGGTACCGATCCTGGTGCTCTCGGCCCGTCACACCTCCGACGAGAAGGTCGAGGCGCTGGACGCCGGGGCCGACGACTACGTCACCAAGCCGTTCGGCATGGACGAGCTGCTGGCCCGTCTGCGCGCCTCCGTACGCCGGGCCGAACCGGTCGGCCAGGGCGGAGCCGACGATGTCGTGACCATCGAGACCGAGGGATTCACGGTCGACCTGGCGGCGAAGAAGGTCCATCGCGAGGGCCGCGACGTACGGCTGACCCCGACCGAATGGCACCTGCTGGAGGTCCTCGTCCGCAACAGCGGCCGGCTGGTCAGCCAGAAGCAGCTGCTCCAGGAGGTGTGGGGTCCCTCGTACGGCACCGAGACCAACTACCTGCGGGTCTACATGGCCCAGCTGCGCCGGAAGCTGGAAGCCGATCCTTCGCACCCCCGGCACTTCGTCACCGAGCCGGGCATGGGCTACCGCTTCGAACGCGGCTGA
- a CDS encoding OB-fold nucleic acid binding domain-containing protein: protein MSAVPRFEKGGKAEKPSGRFRRMLDRLSSSQQDLESEELQEDTQASGCTRISECSDRQIVKVAGTLRTVTLRPRAGVPALEAELFDGTAPLDVVWLGRRSIVGIEPGRRLIASGRIAMSHGRRVLFNPKYELRPLGKE, encoded by the coding sequence ATGAGTGCTGTTCCTCGATTCGAGAAGGGTGGGAAGGCGGAGAAGCCTTCCGGCCGCTTCCGCCGCATGCTCGACCGGCTGTCCAGCTCCCAGCAGGACCTGGAGTCCGAGGAGCTGCAGGAGGACACGCAGGCGTCGGGGTGCACACGCATCTCCGAATGCTCGGACCGCCAGATCGTGAAGGTGGCTGGTACGTTGCGGACCGTCACCCTGCGTCCGCGGGCCGGAGTGCCCGCACTGGAGGCGGAGCTCTTCGACGGGACCGCGCCGCTGGACGTGGTCTGGCTGGGCCGGCGCTCCATCGTCGGCATCGAGCCCGGCCGCAGACTCATCGCCTCGGGCCGCATCGCCATGAGCCACGGGCGCCGGGTGCTGTTCAACCCCAAATACGAACTCCGACCGCTCGGCAAGGAGTAG
- a CDS encoding DUF3159 domain-containing protein produces the protein MTSLDKPTSETDQTHRTEQQEAEAKAVTEAALFEAFGGVRGMVETVLPGLLFVTIFTINKNLHTSAIAALVVSLALVAVRLLRKDTVKHAFSGVFGVAFGVVFAMMTGNAKDFYLPGMIYTLGLALAYLITTLAGVPLIGLILGPVFKENLSWRTRNPGRKTAYAKASYAWGLILLAKCAILFPLYWWADTTQLGWVLVALKIPPFLLAVYLTWVFLAKAPPPIDVFAEMEAEEQAEKARKEQAAAAPRHEA, from the coding sequence GTGACGTCTCTCGACAAGCCGACGTCCGAAACGGACCAGACCCACCGCACCGAACAGCAGGAAGCAGAAGCGAAGGCGGTCACCGAGGCCGCACTCTTCGAGGCCTTCGGCGGCGTGCGCGGCATGGTGGAGACAGTCCTTCCCGGGCTGCTCTTCGTCACGATCTTCACCATCAACAAGAACCTGCACACCTCGGCCATCGCCGCCCTGGTCGTGTCCCTCGCGCTGGTCGCCGTGCGGCTGCTCCGTAAGGACACCGTCAAGCACGCGTTCAGCGGCGTCTTCGGCGTGGCCTTCGGTGTGGTCTTCGCGATGATGACGGGCAACGCCAAGGACTTCTACCTGCCGGGCATGATCTACACGCTCGGTCTGGCGCTGGCCTACCTCATCACGACCCTCGCCGGAGTGCCGCTGATCGGCCTGATCCTGGGCCCGGTCTTCAAGGAGAACCTCTCCTGGCGTACCAGGAACCCCGGCCGCAAGACGGCGTACGCCAAGGCCAGCTACGCCTGGGGGCTGATCCTGCTGGCCAAGTGCGCGATCCTCTTCCCGCTCTACTGGTGGGCCGACACCACCCAGCTGGGCTGGGTGCTCGTCGCGCTGAAGATCCCGCCGTTCCTGCTCGCGGTGTATCTGACCTGGGTCTTCCTCGCCAAGGCGCCGCCTCCCATTGACGTCTTCGCCGAGATGGAGGCGGAGGAGCAGGCCGAGAAGGCACGCAAGGAGCAGGCGGCGGCAGCTCCGCGCCACGAGGCCTGA
- a CDS encoding TrkA family potassium uptake protein, with translation MRVSIAGAGAVGRSIAAELLENGHEVLLIDKAPTAISVERVPMAEWLLADACEITSLDEAALQRCNVVIAATGDDKVNLVVSLLAKTEYGVPRVVARVNNPKNEWLFNESWGVDVAVSTPRLMSALVEEAVSVGDLVRLLRFSHGDANLVELTLPPESALAGTSVGDVAWPEDTSLVTIIRGTRVLTPSTEETLEAGDELLFVAAQAREEQLEDLLSVRRGPEDD, from the coding sequence ATGCGCGTGTCGATTGCCGGGGCCGGAGCGGTGGGCCGTTCCATCGCGGCCGAGCTGCTGGAGAACGGGCACGAGGTGCTGCTGATCGACAAGGCACCGACCGCCATCTCGGTGGAACGGGTCCCGATGGCCGAGTGGCTTCTCGCGGACGCCTGTGAGATCACCTCGCTGGACGAGGCCGCCCTGCAGCGGTGCAACGTCGTCATCGCCGCGACCGGCGACGACAAGGTCAACCTGGTCGTCTCGCTGCTCGCGAAGACCGAGTACGGGGTGCCGCGCGTCGTCGCCCGGGTCAACAACCCGAAGAACGAGTGGCTGTTCAACGAGTCCTGGGGCGTCGATGTCGCGGTCTCCACACCGCGCCTGATGTCGGCCCTGGTCGAGGAGGCGGTGAGCGTCGGTGATCTGGTCCGGCTGCTGCGCTTCAGCCACGGCGACGCCAACCTGGTCGAGCTGACGCTGCCGCCGGAGTCGGCGCTGGCCGGCACCTCGGTCGGGGACGTGGCGTGGCCGGAGGACACCTCTCTGGTCACCATCATCCGCGGTACGCGGGTGCTGACGCCGAGCACCGAGGAGACTCTGGAGGCCGGTGACGAGCTGCTGTTCGTGGCCGCCCAGGCGCGCGAGGAGCAGTTGGAGGACCTGCTGTCGGTCCGCCGGGGCCCCGAGGACGACTGA
- a CDS encoding TrkA family potassium uptake protein, with protein MHIVIMGCGRVGAALAQTLEQQGHTVAVIDQDPTAFRRLGSGFGGRRVTGVGFDQDTLREAGIEEAGAFAAVSSGDNSNIIAARVAREMFGIENVAARIYDPRRAEVYQRLGIPTVATVRWTADQMLRRLLPSGAEPLWRDPSGGVQLAEVHTTPSWIGHKISTLQEETGVRVAFITRLGEAILPSSQTVLQEGDLVHVMMRTDEIAKVEEAFAEGPEEGGH; from the coding sequence GTGCACATCGTCATCATGGGCTGCGGACGAGTCGGAGCCGCGCTCGCGCAGACTCTGGAGCAGCAGGGGCACACGGTCGCGGTGATCGACCAGGACCCCACGGCGTTCCGCCGCCTCGGGTCCGGATTCGGCGGCCGTCGGGTCACCGGGGTCGGTTTCGACCAGGACACCCTCCGCGAGGCGGGCATCGAGGAGGCCGGGGCCTTCGCCGCGGTGAGCAGCGGCGACAACTCGAACATCATCGCCGCCCGGGTGGCCCGCGAGATGTTCGGCATCGAGAACGTCGCCGCCCGGATCTACGACCCCCGGCGTGCCGAGGTCTATCAGCGTCTCGGCATTCCCACCGTGGCCACGGTCCGCTGGACGGCGGACCAGATGCTGCGGCGGCTGCTGCCCTCGGGCGCCGAGCCGCTGTGGCGCGACCCGAGCGGTGGTGTGCAGCTCGCCGAGGTGCACACGACGCCGTCCTGGATCGGCCACAAGATCAGCACGCTCCAGGAGGAGACCGGCGTCCGCGTGGCGTTCATCACCCGTTTGGGTGAGGCGATCCTGCCGTCGTCGCAGACCGTGCTGCAGGAGGGCGACCTGGTCCACGTGATGATGCGTACGGACGAGATCGCCAAGGTCGAAGAGGCCTTTGCCGAGGGTCCTGAGGAAGGCGGTCACTGA
- a CDS encoding GntR family transcriptional regulator has product METLRPVRRTLLRDTAYEAIRDAIVRGDIPPGAAVRDADLAERLGLSRAPVRDALSRLVGEGLVESKPQSYTRVTRLVPRDVRDAAAVVQAMQELAARGAVPRLTERDIAAMREANERFRAATRGGDVAAALRADDELHDTLVTACGNRAVAATIERYTPLIRRLEWRQFGTADAAHGSAELHDRLIDACAEGDAEAAARITADIWSALEGLADEEENATAPEV; this is encoded by the coding sequence ATGGAGACCCTTCGCCCGGTCCGGCGGACGCTGCTGCGGGACACCGCGTACGAAGCGATCCGCGACGCCATCGTCCGCGGGGACATCCCACCCGGAGCCGCCGTCCGCGACGCCGACCTCGCCGAACGGCTCGGACTCTCCCGAGCGCCGGTCCGCGATGCGCTGTCCCGGCTGGTGGGGGAGGGGCTCGTCGAGAGCAAGCCGCAGAGCTATACGAGGGTGACGAGGCTCGTCCCGCGCGATGTCCGGGATGCCGCCGCCGTCGTACAGGCCATGCAGGAGCTGGCGGCGCGCGGTGCGGTGCCGCGGCTCACGGAGCGGGACATCGCGGCGATGCGCGAGGCGAACGAGCGGTTCCGGGCGGCGACCCGCGGGGGTGATGTCGCGGCCGCGCTGCGCGCGGACGACGAACTCCACGACACCCTCGTCACCGCCTGCGGCAACCGCGCGGTCGCCGCCACCATCGAGCGCTACACCCCGCTGATCCGCCGGCTGGAGTGGCGTCAGTTCGGCACGGCGGACGCGGCGCACGGCTCGGCGGAACTCCACGACCGCCTCATCGACGCCTGCGCGGAGGGCGACGCGGAGGCGGCGGCGCGGATCACCGCGGACATCTGGAGCGCGCTGGAAGGGCTCGCGGACGAGGAGGAGAACGCCACGGCCCCGGAGGTGTGA
- a CDS encoding 1-aminocyclopropane-1-carboxylate deaminase, whose translation MTTAPTPTPTPTSTPAPVLPEALSAPHRYPLLFGPSPTHRLERLTEHLGGADLWAKREDCNSPIAYGGNKTRKLEYLVADALAKGCDTLVSIGGVQSNHTRQVAAVAARAGLKCVLIQESWVEWPDAVYDKVGNILISRLAGADIRLVRAGFGIGVKDSWEQALREVEEGGGRPYAIPAGASDHPLGGLGFANWAYEVVEQERALGVFFDTVVVCSVTGSTQAGMVAGFAAVQEAGGRPRRVLGIDASAEPARTREQIARIARATAARIGVRRELTVDDIELDERYHAGTYGIPDEATLDAMRLAARTEGMVTDPVYEGKSMAGMADLVARGEIGRESTVLYAHLGGQPALNGYSALFS comes from the coding sequence GTGACCACAGCCCCCACCCCCACTCCCACGCCCACCTCCACCCCCGCCCCCGTCCTCCCCGAGGCACTCTCCGCTCCCCACCGCTACCCGCTCCTCTTCGGCCCCTCGCCGACGCACCGGCTGGAACGGCTCACCGAGCACCTCGGCGGCGCCGACCTCTGGGCCAAGCGAGAAGACTGCAACTCCCCGATCGCCTACGGCGGCAACAAGACGCGCAAGCTCGAATACCTCGTGGCCGACGCGCTGGCCAAGGGCTGCGACACCCTTGTCTCGATCGGCGGAGTCCAGTCCAACCACACCCGCCAGGTGGCCGCGGTCGCCGCCCGCGCCGGCCTGAAGTGCGTACTCATCCAGGAGAGCTGGGTCGAGTGGCCCGACGCCGTCTACGACAAGGTCGGCAACATCCTGATCAGCCGGCTCGCCGGAGCGGACATCCGTCTGGTCCGCGCCGGATTCGGGATAGGCGTCAAGGACAGCTGGGAGCAGGCGCTGCGTGAGGTCGAGGAAGGCGGCGGCCGCCCGTACGCCATTCCGGCCGGTGCCTCCGACCACCCGCTGGGCGGACTCGGCTTCGCCAACTGGGCGTACGAGGTCGTGGAGCAGGAACGCGCGCTGGGCGTCTTCTTCGACACGGTCGTGGTCTGTTCGGTCACCGGTTCCACCCAGGCGGGCATGGTCGCCGGATTCGCCGCCGTCCAGGAAGCGGGCGGCCGCCCCCGTCGTGTGCTGGGCATCGACGCCTCCGCCGAGCCGGCCCGTACCCGCGAGCAGATCGCCAGGATCGCCCGCGCCACCGCTGCTCGCATCGGTGTACGGCGGGAGCTGACCGTGGACGACATCGAGCTGGACGAGCGGTACCACGCCGGTACGTACGGCATCCCCGACGAGGCCACGCTCGACGCGATGCGGCTGGCCGCGCGGACCGAGGGCATGGTCACCGACCCGGTGTACGAGGGGAAGTCGATGGCGGGCATGGCCGACCTCGTCGCGCGCGGTGAGATCGGCCGTGAGTCGACCGTGCTGTACGCCCATCTGGGCGGCCAGCCGGCACTGAACGGTTACAGCGCGTTGTTCTCGTAG